From a single Sinomonas atrocyanea genomic region:
- a CDS encoding patatin-like phospholipase family protein — protein MDATPSSPSRAPRPHPAGEQIDATGRISASGRALVLHGGGSVGNAWEIGVIAGLCEGGLDVTAAEVIIGTSAGSTAAAQITGAKPAELLAAILDAGPGQPPASKGRPGSGHPGRPAADHLERTGRIIAAAHSAADMRRRMGAAALELEGASDVSARERWRATVAARLPRQSWPDQTILITAVDALSGEPVVFDRRSGVDLVDAVAASCSSGIPYMIGNRQYIDGGYRRNENADLARGCSRVLVLSPFGGRTRHPLEWRMQLASQVEELRAAGSVVETVCPDGPSRQAFGGNMMDLSARPPAARAGHRQGRALADELSAFWR, from the coding sequence ATGGACGCAACCCCTTCATCACCTTCCCGCGCTCCGCGCCCCCACCCCGCTGGGGAGCAGATCGATGCCACGGGCCGGATCTCCGCCTCCGGCCGTGCGCTGGTCCTCCACGGCGGCGGCTCCGTAGGCAACGCCTGGGAGATCGGCGTCATCGCCGGCCTCTGCGAGGGCGGCCTGGACGTGACCGCGGCAGAGGTGATCATCGGCACCTCGGCCGGATCGACCGCCGCAGCCCAGATCACGGGCGCCAAGCCCGCAGAGCTGCTGGCCGCCATCCTCGACGCCGGACCCGGGCAGCCGCCCGCCAGCAAGGGGCGCCCCGGCTCCGGGCACCCGGGGCGGCCCGCGGCGGACCACCTCGAGCGGACCGGGAGGATCATCGCCGCCGCCCACTCGGCCGCGGACATGCGCCGCCGGATGGGAGCCGCGGCCCTCGAGCTGGAAGGGGCCTCCGACGTCTCGGCCCGGGAGCGCTGGCGTGCCACGGTCGCCGCCCGACTGCCCCGGCAGAGCTGGCCGGACCAGACGATCCTCATCACAGCTGTGGACGCCCTCTCCGGCGAACCGGTCGTCTTCGACCGCCGCAGCGGCGTCGACCTCGTGGACGCCGTCGCGGCGAGCTGCTCGAGCGGCATCCCGTACATGATCGGGAACCGCCAGTACATCGACGGCGGCTACCGCCGCAACGAGAATGCCGACCTCGCGAGGGGCTGCAGTCGGGTGCTGGTGCTCTCGCCCTTCGGCGGCAGGACCCGCCACCCGCTCGAGTGGCGCATGCAGCTCGCATCCCAGGTCGAGGAGCTGCGCGCCGCCGGCAGCGTGGTGGAGACAGTGTGCCCGGATGGCCCTTCACGCCAGGCGTTCGGCGGCAACATGATGGATCTGTCGGCACGGCCCCCGGCCGCCCGCGCGGGCCACCGCCAGGGCAGAGCTCTGGCGGATGAGCTCAGCGCCTTCTGGCGCTGA
- a CDS encoding aldo/keto reductase, with product MEYRTLGCSGAIVSEFALGTMTFGAEADEPTSHAILDDYAAAGGTFLDTADVYTRGTSEEIVGRWLAANPSKAEQMVIATKGRFPMGEGPNDLGTSRRHLRTALDASLRRLGVEHIDLYQMHAWDPHTPIEETLRFLDDAVAAGKIGYYGFSNFLGWQLTKAVYEAKAHGWAAPVTLQPQYSLLVRGIEAEIVPAALDAGMGLLPWSPLGGGWLSGKYQRDTEPTGATRLGENPQRGMEAWGPRNAREKTWDIIDAVGSVAQAHGVSHAQVALRWVADQPAVTSVILGARTREQLADNLAAADLRLSPEESAELTRISEPEHEVYPYGTQAVQQRSRKVEGGR from the coding sequence ATGGAGTACCGCACGCTCGGGTGCAGCGGCGCCATCGTCTCGGAGTTCGCCCTCGGAACCATGACGTTCGGAGCGGAGGCCGACGAGCCGACGTCGCACGCCATCCTCGACGACTACGCTGCCGCCGGCGGCACCTTCCTCGACACCGCCGACGTCTACACGCGCGGCACCTCCGAGGAGATCGTGGGCCGGTGGCTCGCCGCGAACCCGTCGAAGGCCGAGCAGATGGTGATCGCCACGAAGGGCCGCTTCCCGATGGGCGAGGGCCCCAACGACCTCGGCACCTCCCGTCGCCACCTGCGCACCGCCCTCGACGCGTCGCTGCGCCGCCTCGGGGTGGAGCACATCGACCTCTACCAGATGCACGCGTGGGATCCGCACACGCCGATCGAGGAGACCCTGCGCTTCCTCGACGACGCCGTCGCCGCGGGCAAGATCGGCTACTACGGCTTCTCCAACTTCCTCGGCTGGCAGCTCACCAAGGCGGTCTACGAGGCCAAGGCGCACGGCTGGGCCGCGCCGGTGACCCTGCAGCCGCAGTACAGCCTCCTGGTCCGCGGGATCGAGGCGGAGATCGTGCCCGCCGCGCTCGACGCCGGCATGGGGCTCCTCCCGTGGTCTCCCCTGGGCGGGGGCTGGCTCAGCGGCAAGTACCAGCGCGACACCGAGCCGACCGGCGCGACCCGCCTCGGCGAGAACCCGCAGCGCGGTATGGAGGCGTGGGGGCCGCGCAACGCCCGCGAGAAGACGTGGGACATCATCGACGCCGTGGGCTCGGTGGCCCAGGCGCACGGGGTCTCCCACGCCCAGGTTGCGCTGCGCTGGGTCGCGGACCAGCCCGCCGTCACCTCCGTGATCCTCGGCGCCCGCACCCGCGAGCAGCTCGCGGACAACCTCGCGGCTGCGGACCTGCGGCTCAGCCCGGAGGAGAGCGCCGAGCTCACGCGCATCAGCGAGCCGGAGCACGAGGTGTACCCCTACGGCACCCAGGCGGTCCAGCAGCGCAGCCGCAAGGTCGAGGGCGGCCGGTAG